One genomic segment of Aliarcobacter cibarius includes these proteins:
- a CDS encoding 4Fe-4S binding protein — MENFIKRDKNDIFGIPFFNIIFKNRFFQRLIQIIVLFLFCYAIYFGIINPTKEENLFTTALFWGLFWPFFMVTTLATFGRIFCGVCPHGFIGKYITKFGLKKDMPKMLKNPLIGVLLLFFGWWFVYYMFPEFFKTPYSTAMMFLVMTVFAVIFYYIYDKMAYCKYICPIGTVTKVFSKVGFTKLETYKSECQSCRTFDCAKACSYDLKPFTFEKKNSMEDCTLCMDCASSCENVAFKFKKPSNTLFNKFKTSKAEVWALILLTAAISITMSFHHALSRSAIFEEFFWTKTARYFENIIDFGGIDTVGLFAFLYAVLISIFLSVGGIFIASKIMRVDFSNTFYTLGYAFAPLFIIGGLSHIGEFFFYSYASNIVNGFNQVFNLGFENMKPLATRKDEWVHIFNIFTHFGYIWAFVIMYFRLKLINTKRYLKLIAFPFASALIIFYMSLNFYKVYVFKTYGANVIHNHSNHQMKTETQKSIN, encoded by the coding sequence ATGGAAAATTTCATAAAACGAGATAAAAATGATATTTTTGGAATTCCTTTTTTTAACATAATATTTAAAAATAGATTTTTTCAAAGACTTATTCAAATAATAGTTCTTTTTTTGTTTTGTTATGCAATATATTTTGGAATCATAAATCCTACGAAAGAAGAAAATTTGTTTACAACAGCACTTTTTTGGGGATTGTTTTGGCCATTTTTTATGGTTACAACATTGGCTACTTTTGGAAGAATATTTTGTGGAGTTTGCCCACATGGATTTATTGGAAAATATATTACTAAATTTGGTTTAAAAAAAGATATGCCAAAAATGTTAAAGAATCCTCTTATTGGAGTTCTTTTACTATTCTTTGGTTGGTGGTTTGTATACTATATGTTCCCAGAATTTTTCAAAACACCATATTCAACTGCAATGATGTTCTTAGTAATGACAGTATTTGCAGTAATTTTTTACTACATTTATGACAAAATGGCTTATTGTAAATATATTTGTCCAATAGGAACTGTTACAAAAGTTTTTTCAAAAGTAGGTTTTACTAAGTTAGAAACATATAAAAGTGAGTGTCAAAGTTGTAGAACTTTTGATTGTGCAAAAGCTTGTAGCTATGATCTAAAACCTTTTACTTTCGAAAAAAAGAACTCTATGGAAGATTGTACTTTATGTATGGATTGTGCAAGTAGTTGTGAAAATGTAGCTTTCAAATTTAAAAAACCATCAAATACATTGTTTAATAAATTTAAAACTTCAAAAGCTGAGGTTTGGGCATTGATTTTATTAACAGCAGCAATTAGTATTACTATGAGTTTTCATCATGCTTTAAGTCGAAGTGCAATATTTGAAGAGTTTTTTTGGACAAAAACAGCTAGATATTTTGAAAATATTATAGATTTTGGGGGAATTGATACTGTTGGTTTATTTGCTTTTTTATATGCAGTTTTAATCTCAATATTTTTAAGTGTAGGAGGAATATTTATAGCTTCAAAAATTATGAGAGTTGATTTTTCTAATACATTTTATACTTTGGGATATGCTTTTGCACCTTTATTTATTATTGGGGGATTGTCACATATTGGAGAGTTTTTCTTTTACTCTTACGCATCAAATATTGTAAATGGTTTTAACCAAGTTTTTAATTTAGGGTTTGAAAATATGAAACCTTTAGCAACTAGAAAAGATGAATGGGTTCATATATTTAATATTTTTACCCATTTTGGATACATTTGGGCATTTGTAATTATGTATTTTAGATTAAAATTAATAAATACTAAAAGATATTTAAAGCTTATAGCTTTTCCATTTGCTTCAGCTTTAATAATTTTTTATATGAGTCTAAATTTTTATAAAGTTTATGTATTTAAAACTTATGGAGCAAACGTAATACATAATCATTCAAATCATCAAATGAAAACTGAAACTCAAAAAAGTATAAACTAA